The sequence below is a genomic window from Neomicrococcus aestuarii.
CACTGCGTAGGAGGCAAGGTTCACGTTCTTTGCGTCAAGCTCACCGTTGATGAGTGCATCCCAGTCATTCACGTCATTTTCGTAAACGAGGCCTGGGTTCGTCATCTTGTTTGGATCAGCTTCACCGGCGCCGGTCGCGAAGTTGTCGAGGTTCTTGGAACCATCGTTATTGAGAACGTCGTAAGACGTCGTCATCATCGCGGACTTCACTGCCGACGGAGACCACGTTGGGTACTTCGAGAACATGAGTGCGGCGTAACCGGCTACATGAGGGGCAGCCATCGACGTACCGGACATGAAGCCCGTTGAGTCGCCGTTGTATGCCTCTGGAACCACACCTGCAAGAACGTTCACGCCAGGGGCTGCGAGGTCAGGCTTGAGCAAGTCAGAGCCCTCTGCAAGAGTCTGGCCGCGGGAAGAGAATCCAGCGATCTGAGGGAGTGGGGTCTGCGGGAGACCGGTGGTGTCATGGTCAACCAAGGATCCCGTCAAAGATGGGTTAGCTGCAACGCGGGTCTTGATCTCTGGGTTAGAGATGTGGACCGTTGGAACGGCGTGAACATCTGAATCCTCAGATCCCGTGGTGATGTTGACCAGCACCATGCCGACGCCGCCGGCGTCGCCAACTACTACGGACTTTTCAGCACGAGCGTTGACGCCACGGTCACAAATGACAATCTTGCCGGTGACCTTGGCTGGGTCAAGCGAGTTAGGCAAGCAAAGCGCTGCGTCAGAAGCCTTTTGGCCTGCTGCAACAGCATTGGCGGAGAGCACCAATGGCTTGTCATGAACTTCGCTGGACATCACGGAAACGCCGCGGTATTTCGTGCCATCAGACAACTCGACGGTTCCCATGAGCTCGTTCGAGAACGTGGAAGCAGCAACCGTGGTCAACCATGGGGACGCGTGGTTGACCGTGGTTGGCGTTGGGCCGGAATTACCAGCAGATGCGGAAACGAAGATGCCTGCAGCCGCTGCGTTCTTGAACGCGATAGCAACAGGATCAACAATGCTGTTGTTGTTACCGGAGATGGAGTAGTTCAGCACGTCGACGCCATCCAAGATGGAGGCCTCAATAGCGTCCACGGAAGCGGAGGTGTAGCAACCACCCGTGTCAGGATCGGTGTCTTCCCAGCAGATCTTGTAGACGGAGAGCTTGGCTGCCGGAGCAATGCCGGAGCCCTTGCCGAAGTCGCGACCAGCGGACTCAAGGTCCACTCCGTAGTTACCTGCGGCGGTGGAGGCCGTGTGCGTGCCGTGGCTTCCCACGTCAACGGGAGAGATGACTTCTTCAGGTGCACGCTCTTCTTCAGGAACGGACCCCACGAAAGCGTCAGCGAAGTAGCGAGCAGACAACACCTTGTCATTGCAAGCGCTGCCGTCGAAGTCCTCACCCACCTGACATTCACCCTTGAAGATGGAGCCATCGGCCTTAAGCATGGCGATATTGCCATCCTTGTCCAGGTATGGCTGCCCAACCGTTGCCTTGCCGGAGAGAGGCTTGACAGGGTTGCCCTTGAGGAAGGCGTTGTCTGGGCGGTAGCCAGAGTCAATAACGCCGACCACAGTTCCCTTGCCGGCGTTTTCAATTCCTCCGTACTGAGTGGCCCAGCCACCGCTCTTACCACTCAAGCCGAGGAAGTCGGTGGAGGTGTAATCAGGAGCGAACTGCTTGTCCTCAGCAACGGTCAACACGTTCTTCTGCTTGGACAGTTCAGTTGCCTGAGCAGCGGTCAGCTTCGCAGCAAAACCATTAATGGCGACCGTGTAATCCTTCTGGATCTTGACGCCCTGCGACGATGCAACAGCACGCTGCTGCTTGCGCAAGTGAGCCTCGTAGGCCTTGACGTTCTTATCACCCTTGTTGATCTTCTTGCCTGGCGCGGGCTTGGTGGCGGCAATGCCGGAAACCCCGCCCTCGTAGGAAGCTACTGGCGCATCCTTGAGGACCACAATGTAATTGCCGTCTTTGAAGGTCTGCTGGATCTGGCCAGCCACCTGAGAGGTGCTGTTCTCGGGTGCAGCGAATGCGCTGGAGGCCCCGAGTCCCGTAGTGATGAGCAATGGGAGACCCATCGCTACGGCGGTTGCGCGGCGCCACGATTGGCGACGGCGCGCAGGCTGATCTTGTTTCACGGTACTGGATCGCCTTCCTATGTTTGTGCGAATGCGTGGCTCATACGAGCCACAGTGTCCCCCAGCACCGCCATACACGGATGTGATGTACCCCACGAAGCTGGGAGATGTGAAAGAAATCTATCGGAATTAACTTGGTACGGGAAGAGGGGAATGAAACTCTTCCTGAATAAATTCATGGTTGCTTGTTGCGCAGGCGTTACAAGTACGTAACGCGCCCCCGGCCGCCGCGGAAGTTTCAGGCCTACGCGGTAAGGCTGGATAATGGAATGATGCGCTCTTTGACGACACTTTCCTTTCACGATTGGAAGCAGTCCGAGCGCGCCCACCAAGCCCGCGTAAACCGTTATGTGCAGCCGTATCTCGAGCGCAGATCCAGCGGCAAAAAGCATCCCGTTGAGGATTTTCTTTTCACGTATTACGGCCACAAACCCGGCCAACTTTTGCGCTGGCAACCGGGCGCCGGCGTGGCCCTCGAGGGTGCCGCAACCACCGATCGAGCAGCCTGGAAATTTAACAAAAAAATTTCTGAATCCTCGGAAGATATGACGGTGGACGTCGAGCGTTTCATGGCCGAGCGAGGCAGCACGGTGGATTTCGTGCGCTACCTCGTCTCCATCACCCGGCAGCGCCCAGCTAATTTTGCGTGCTTTGGCCTGCACGAGTGGGCGATGGCCTATAAGTCGGGCGTCAACGGCGTGCGCCACGAGTATCTGCCACTTCGCCTCGGAGCCACCGGCACCGACGCCGTCGTTGAGGGGCACAAGATTCGCTGCTCCCACTTCGACGCTTTCCGCTTCTTCACTCCGCAAGCAACACCGCTCAACGAGCTCCAGCCCACACGTGAGTTACAGCGGGATATGGAACAGCCAGGGTGCCTTCATGCCGCCATGGATCTGTATAAGTGGTGCTACAAGCTCACTCCCCTCATTTCCAGCGACCTCTTGATGGATTGCTTCGAACTCGCGTGGGATGTGCGCACCATGGACATGCAGGCCTCCCCGTACGATCTCGAGGACTGGGGCTACGAGCCCATCGCGATCGAAACCCCGGAAGGTAAAGCCCGGTACGTTGAGTTCCAGCGCGGCTTCGCGGAGCGCTCAGATGAATTAC
It includes:
- a CDS encoding 3-methyladenine DNA glycosylase, with the protein product MRSLTTLSFHDWKQSERAHQARVNRYVQPYLERRSSGKKHPVEDFLFTYYGHKPGQLLRWQPGAGVALEGAATTDRAAWKFNKKISESSEDMTVDVERFMAERGSTVDFVRYLVSITRQRPANFACFGLHEWAMAYKSGVNGVRHEYLPLRLGATGTDAVVEGHKIRCSHFDAFRFFTPQATPLNELQPTRELQRDMEQPGCLHAAMDLYKWCYKLTPLISSDLLMDCFELAWDVRTMDMQASPYDLEDWGYEPIAIETPEGKARYVEFQRGFAERSDELRRRLLAALSLVADTESITK
- a CDS encoding S8 family serine peptidase; protein product: MGLPLLITTGLGASSAFAAPENSTSQVAGQIQQTFKDGNYIVVLKDAPVASYEGGVSGIAATKPAPGKKINKGDKNVKAYEAHLRKQQRAVASSQGVKIQKDYTVAINGFAAKLTAAQATELSKQKNVLTVAEDKQFAPDYTSTDFLGLSGKSGGWATQYGGIENAGKGTVVGVIDSGYRPDNAFLKGNPVKPLSGKATVGQPYLDKDGNIAMLKADGSIFKGECQVGEDFDGSACNDKVLSARYFADAFVGSVPEEERAPEEVISPVDVGSHGTHTASTAAGNYGVDLESAGRDFGKGSGIAPAAKLSVYKICWEDTDPDTGGCYTSASVDAIEASILDGVDVLNYSISGNNNSIVDPVAIAFKNAAAAGIFVSASAGNSGPTPTTVNHASPWLTTVAASTFSNELMGTVELSDGTKYRGVSVMSSEVHDKPLVLSANAVAAGQKASDAALCLPNSLDPAKVTGKIVICDRGVNARAEKSVVVGDAGGVGMVLVNITTGSEDSDVHAVPTVHISNPEIKTRVAANPSLTGSLVDHDTTGLPQTPLPQIAGFSSRGQTLAEGSDLLKPDLAAPGVNVLAGVVPEAYNGDSTGFMSGTSMAAPHVAGYAALMFSKYPTWSPSAVKSAMMTTSYDVLNNDGSKNLDNFATGAGEADPNKMTNPGLVYENDVNDWDALINGELDAKNVNLASYAVGSLVGDVTVTREVTALTKGTYVASANVPGVDVKVSPSTLKFAKAGEKKSFTVTFKNVSAATNKFTHGSLSWNYLGTGIGNSAGKGKAQFSVNSPVSVRPLAVAAPNLVEFSGASGKGSFDVLGGVTTNADLSVLGLAKGDVTPTGAKKPGEGAVIGSNSSTATKVVKVAEGTKTATFSVNADDANDDWDMLIVTPGNQVLQIATESASESTVINNPAPGTYYVIGNLYATNDNGAANATIEYVGLTGDAGNMTASPDPLALANGKTSTVNLAWDGLTEGNWYGSVILGDTGSAVGVKVAVGTNGAAVSTSNVKVYNQSDIDKLPKSSLKKS